The DNA segment GAAATATGCAACGTTTGTTCCTCAAAACGCGACGTTTGTTCCTAAAGACTTGCCTCGTTCTTATTCTTGTGTTATAATAAAAATACAAAGAAAAGGTGGGATAAATTTGAAAATTGCGATTTGTGAAGACAGTAAAACTGACTTGAAAATGATACGGGAGCGTCTGGAAAAAACATCCTTGCCCAAGGATACGGAATGGAGTATGTTCACAGACGGCAAGGCTTTGCTGAATTCTTTTGAGACGGGCGAAAAATTTGATATGGTGTTTTTGGATGTGGACATGCCCGGGCTTAACGGCATTGAAATCGGAAACCGTATTTATGAAATGGATAAAAAAACGATTATTATTTTTATTTCCAATTATCCGCAGTTTGCTATTGAAGCATTTGACTGCAATGCATTTCATTATTTGTTAAAGACGGACCCGAATGAAAAAATTGAAAACGTTATCCGCGGAGCGCTTGCGTTTTATAAGAATTCTCACGCGGATTATGTGGCAAGAGGGAATGACGGTGCTTTGCGTATTCCCATAGCGGATATTTGTTATATTGAAAGCTTTTAGAAGCACCTTCTGATACATACTATGACTGAAAAAATTGATGTGCAGGATTCTTTGAAAAACGCCTTGCGTGTAATGTCTGTTCATGGATTCTATCAGACCCATAAAGGCATAATTGTAAATCTGAATCATATTATGAGATTCCGCCGGGAAGGCGTTTTGATGCGTAACGGCGATATGGTGGTTGTAAGTGTACGGAAACGCACAGAGGTCAGAAGAGTATTTTCTGAGTATATTGAAAGGATGGTTTAATTTATGAATTTAGGCTGGATACATGCAATAATACTTACGACCATGAACGCAATTGCGTTGGTGTTGGGGACTCGTCTGTTTTTCTCGGCATTTGGCGAGCGGAAGCGAAAAAGTGAACCTTTAATGATTTTGATAGCGGTAGTGATGTTTTACACATCACAGCTGGCTGCAGGGGACACTTTGTTTAAGCCGGGTCTTTTGCTGCTTGGGTCATTTATGATTTGTCAGGCATATAGCATGAAAATGTATATGCGTGTGCTTTTATCGTTTTTGTTTATGGCGGTTATGTCGGCAGTCGAGCTGGTTGTCGGCTTAACTATTATGATTACCTTCTCGGAAGAAATGCTTGAAGCGGAGAAGGGTATCTATGATTATATCGGTGTTTTATTTTCGCAGAGCCTTAATATATTTGTGTGCTATGTTATCAGCCGTGCAAAACATAAAAAGCTGTTAGGTGTGTTTAAAAAGAAATATCTTGCTGTTTATTTATTGCCCCTGGCAACCGGACTTGTGGTTTGGTTTGAATACTATGTTCTGTATTTTTTACATATGACATCCTTGCGTGTGGTCGGACTTTTAAGTATGATTATGTTGGTTGTGGCAAACGCATTAATTTTCTATATCATTGATGATATGCAAAAGAATGCAGAAAACGAAAACCGCCTGCTATGGGCAGAAGAAACCATCAAAATGCAAACGGCACAGTACACCATGATGTTGGGGCAAAACCATGAAATTATGCGTATCCGCCATGACCACAAGCATTTTCTGATGGGCGCGCTTTCTGAATTGAAGGATGGAAATACCGAAGCCTTGATGCAGTCGCTTACCGAGCAATTAGAGCTTGTCACCAATGACGGGGCAGACAGACTTTGCGGCATCAGTAGTGTGGATGCGGTTATCAGTCAGAAAACGGACGAAGCAAGAGAAAAAGGTATTTTACTGCAGTTCACACACAAAAATGTTAAAGATATCAGCTTTTCGGGTATCGACCTTGCAATTTTGCTTGGAAATGCCATA comes from the Clostridia bacterium genome and includes:
- a CDS encoding response regulator transcription factor; this translates as MKIAICEDSKTDLKMIRERLEKTSLPKDTEWSMFTDGKALLNSFETGEKFDMVFLDVDMPGLNGIEIGNRIYEMDKKTIIIFISNYPQFAIEAFDCNAFHYLLKTDPNEKIENVIRGALAFYKNSHADYVARGNDGALRIPIADICYIESF
- a CDS encoding LytTR family transcriptional regulator DNA-binding domain-containing protein, producing MTEKIDVQDSLKNALRVMSVHGFYQTHKGIIVNLNHIMRFRREGVLMRNGDMVVVSVRKRTEVRRVFSEYIERMV